One part of the Cellvibrionales bacterium genome encodes these proteins:
- the aceA gene encoding isocitrate lyase has translation MSIGNYDRDAEVARLKKDWAENPRWKGVTRPYSAEDVVRLRGSIKVENTIAKRGAEKLWEMVTQGAKPAFRPEKDFVNCMGALTGGQAVQQAKAGVQAIYLSGWQVAADNNSASTMYPDQSLYPVDSVPAVVKRINNSFKRADQIQWKAGMKPGDAGYVDYFLPIVADAEAGFGGVLNAYELMRAMIEAGAAGVHFEDQLASVKKCGHMGGKVLVPTQEAVQKLVAARLAADVADVPTIVLARTDANAADLLTSDFDPNDKPFVVGDRTAEGFYRTRAGIDQAISRGLAYAPYADLLWCETAKPDLEEARVFAEAIRKQYPDQMLAYNCSPSFNWKKNIDDATIAKFQRELSAMGYKYQFITLAGIHNMWYNMFELAYAYAREDMTAYVEMVQEPEFAARDKGYTFVAHQQEVGTGYFDDMTTVIQGGASSVTALTGSTEEEQFH, from the coding sequence ATGTCCATCGGTAATTACGACCGCGATGCTGAAGTTGCCCGCCTGAAAAAAGATTGGGCAGAAAACCCTCGTTGGAAAGGCGTCACACGCCCTTATTCTGCAGAGGATGTTGTGCGTCTGCGAGGCTCCATCAAAGTGGAAAACACCATCGCCAAGCGCGGTGCAGAAAAGCTGTGGGAGATGGTGACTCAAGGCGCCAAGCCTGCTTTCCGTCCTGAAAAAGATTTCGTGAACTGCATGGGCGCGCTGACTGGCGGCCAAGCGGTACAGCAAGCCAAAGCGGGCGTACAAGCCATTTACCTCTCTGGCTGGCAGGTAGCTGCGGACAACAACAGCGCTTCTACCATGTACCCAGACCAATCCCTGTACCCAGTGGATTCTGTGCCTGCCGTTGTGAAACGCATCAACAACAGCTTCAAACGCGCAGACCAAATTCAATGGAAAGCGGGCATGAAGCCTGGCGATGCCGGTTATGTGGATTACTTCCTGCCTATCGTGGCTGACGCGGAAGCCGGTTTCGGCGGCGTGTTGAATGCTTATGAATTGATGCGCGCCATGATCGAAGCGGGCGCAGCTGGCGTTCACTTCGAAGACCAGTTGGCTTCCGTGAAAAAATGCGGCCACATGGGCGGCAAAGTATTGGTGCCTACGCAAGAAGCGGTGCAAAAACTGGTGGCTGCGCGTTTGGCGGCTGATGTGGCCGATGTGCCGACTATCGTACTGGCGCGCACCGATGCCAACGCGGCAGATTTGTTGACCTCTGATTTCGACCCGAACGACAAGCCGTTTGTGGTGGGTGATCGCACTGCCGAAGGTTTCTACCGCACGCGCGCTGGTATCGATCAAGCCATCAGCCGTGGTTTGGCTTATGCGCCGTACGCCGATTTGTTGTGGTGTGAAACAGCAAAACCGGATTTGGAAGAAGCGCGCGTTTTCGCAGAAGCGATCAGAAAGCAGTATCCCGATCAAATGTTGGCATACAACTGCTCGCCATCGTTCAACTGGAAGAAAAATATTGACGATGCCACCATCGCCAAATTCCAGCGCGAACTGTCTGCCATGGGTTACAAGTATCAGTTCATCACTTTGGCTGGCATTCACAACATGTGGTACAACATGTTTGAACTCGCGTATGCCTATGCGCGTGAAGACATGACAGCCTATGTTGAAATGGTGCAAGAGCCTGAGTTTGCAGCGCGCGATAAAGGCTATACCTTCGTCGCTCACCAGCAAGAAGTGGGTACCGGTTACTTCGATGATATGACTACCGTGATTCAAGGTGGTGCATCGTCGGTGACTGCTTTGACGGGTTCTACCGAAGAAGAGCAGTTCCACTGA
- a CDS encoding exodeoxyribonuclease V subunit gamma, with protein sequence MTVTVHFSNRIETLRDMALSALSQPMLDPLATEYVLVDNKVMGQWFHLQFAQHCGIAANTRAIQPHELFWLLARAVVSHDIPKETPLSKLEMTWKLYSLLGDKKILQQAAMKPVRNYLQGEESYALKRYQLSAAVADLFDQYLIYRPVMMLAWEAGKSEKMKTPMPLGKGHYGALSLKGSSIVQR encoded by the coding sequence ATGACGGTCACCGTGCACTTTTCCAACCGCATTGAAACCCTGCGTGATATGGCGCTGTCTGCTTTGTCACAACCCATGCTGGATCCGCTTGCTACCGAATATGTGTTGGTTGATAACAAAGTGATGGGGCAGTGGTTCCACCTGCAATTTGCCCAGCACTGCGGTATTGCTGCCAACACGCGAGCTATTCAGCCACATGAATTATTTTGGCTTCTGGCGCGCGCAGTTGTCTCCCATGACATCCCCAAAGAAACGCCGCTATCGAAATTGGAAATGACATGGAAGTTATATAGTTTGCTCGGCGATAAAAAAATATTGCAGCAAGCTGCCATGAAGCCGGTGCGAAATTATCTTCAAGGTGAGGAAAGCTACGCGCTGAAACGCTATCAGCTGTCAGCAGCAGTGGCAGATTTGTTCGATCAGTATCTGATTTATCGCCCCGTAATGATGTTGGCGTGGGAAGCGGGAAAGTCAGAAAAAATGAAGACGCCAATGCCGCTTGGCAAAGGACACTATGGAGCGCTATCGCTAAAGGGCAGCAGCATCGTGCAGCGATAG
- a CDS encoding exodeoxyribonuclease V subunit gamma — protein sequence MGSGKVRKNEDANAAWQRTLWSAIAKGQQHRAAIEKSLLEALDKRDSTPIQMAIPLQRLSVFGVTSMPPHLVDMLMLLGKHIPVDLFVLNPCREYWFDIQSAKTLEKIYKSAH from the coding sequence GTGGGAAGCGGGAAAGTCAGAAAAAATGAAGACGCCAATGCCGCTTGGCAAAGGACACTATGGAGCGCTATCGCTAAAGGGCAGCAGCATCGTGCAGCGATAGAAAAGTCTTTATTGGAAGCATTGGACAAACGAGACAGTACGCCTATTCAGATGGCAATTCCTCTGCAGCGTCTCAGTGTGTTTGGCGTAACTTCTATGCCGCCGCATTTGGTGGATATGTTGATGTTGTTAGGCAAGCATATTCCTGTTGATTTGTTTGTGTTAAATCCTTGTCGTGAGTATTGGTTCGATATTCAGTCGGCAAAAACATTGGAAAAAATTTACAAAAGCGCACATTGA
- the recC gene encoding exodeoxyribonuclease V subunit gamma, protein MIGNPLLASQGQQVREFIESLYARHDQYAFHEVENYCESDKATLLRCVQQEILDLQYQGGMALRSALIRDAKKQPIPEVEDLKAVRSVQVHSCHSPLREVEVLHDQLLAMFKQDPTLKPRDVVVMMPQVAPYVPYVDTVFGATSNVLPYHITDRSWLEEVPLLNALNLLLGLPNSRLPLADILALLEVPAIQARFAIDRDGFEKLKKWLRDSGVRWGLDASHREQEDLPAYSEFSWEFAINRLLAGYGMSAGDMPLALGGDSLPVMPFDEVEGGSAELLNSFLQFWDTLLRFRKELSTPASAVIWCDRIDELLEAFIVPQSDEEQLALRGIRREIYALNKAQAWCEEEIDIAVVRALIQPTLQAPAQGGHPWREGIKFCSLMPMRGVPFRVVYILGMNQSDYPKRSTQSSFDLMRNYYQAGDRSRRVDDRWLFLEALLSARDVFHVSYIGRDQRKNEERQPSVVLAELMDYLRNGYCLSKMDDADGKQFIKQLIIEHPLQPFHVAYFQKSQSELLQSFNKQALVIAVHKRQERKAPVSTVSWVKSKKTNTTLDVSLESFVRFFIKPEQWFFRDRCNKVSLKIYDESVSDAETLHLNDALDTWAVKDALLNLAGTAEAQEGVELNQRIDALFDRLAKQWTAEGRWPLGNGSDSLRNKMKKELTEYWLDARKSLLGEAVTHAGEYEVKTKLGSLLIRGELSCIGDTFFFHTASKKSDAKEFQLAIQSTFAAIAMPRVKRSVAAFWEEGKPVQSEALKINKANEDFLEILAALYLQYREYGLPFQPDVSLKYKEEYQDSDRDKWESSINKAWEGDSYAGGSAGLAGDIQSVAFYMSEQRLLDEDFLKTASTVTNAWKQWKESEVQV, encoded by the coding sequence GTGATCGGCAATCCTTTGTTGGCGAGTCAAGGGCAGCAGGTGCGGGAGTTTATTGAGTCTTTGTATGCGCGCCATGATCAATATGCGTTTCATGAAGTAGAAAACTATTGCGAATCTGATAAAGCAACGCTTCTGCGGTGTGTTCAGCAAGAAATTCTAGATTTGCAATATCAAGGTGGCATGGCACTCAGAAGCGCCCTTATTCGTGATGCCAAAAAACAACCTATTCCAGAAGTCGAAGATTTAAAAGCAGTGCGAAGTGTGCAGGTTCACAGTTGTCACAGTCCGTTGCGAGAAGTGGAAGTGCTGCATGATCAACTGCTCGCCATGTTTAAACAAGATCCGACATTAAAACCGCGCGATGTTGTGGTGATGATGCCGCAAGTGGCGCCTTATGTGCCGTATGTGGATACGGTATTTGGTGCTACATCCAATGTGTTGCCATATCACATTACGGATCGCAGTTGGTTGGAAGAGGTTCCTCTCTTAAATGCGCTGAACTTATTGCTGGGATTGCCGAATAGTCGCTTGCCACTTGCCGATATTTTGGCTTTGCTAGAAGTGCCTGCAATTCAAGCGCGTTTCGCTATCGATCGTGATGGATTTGAAAAGCTAAAAAAATGGTTGCGTGATAGTGGTGTGCGTTGGGGCTTGGATGCTTCGCATCGTGAGCAAGAAGATCTTCCTGCATACAGTGAATTTAGTTGGGAATTTGCCATTAATCGCTTGTTGGCTGGTTATGGCATGTCAGCTGGTGACATGCCCTTGGCGTTAGGAGGCGATAGCCTGCCTGTGATGCCATTCGATGAAGTAGAGGGCGGCAGCGCGGAACTGCTCAACAGCTTTTTACAATTTTGGGATACTTTGCTGCGTTTTAGAAAAGAATTATCAACGCCAGCAAGTGCGGTGATTTGGTGTGATCGCATCGACGAATTATTGGAGGCTTTTATCGTTCCGCAGTCGGACGAAGAGCAGCTAGCGCTGCGCGGTATTCGCCGTGAGATTTATGCACTCAATAAAGCACAAGCGTGGTGTGAAGAAGAAATTGACATCGCAGTGGTGCGCGCATTAATCCAGCCGACTTTGCAGGCGCCTGCACAGGGCGGTCATCCGTGGCGAGAAGGGATTAAGTTTTGCAGCTTGATGCCAATGCGCGGCGTGCCATTTCGTGTGGTGTATATCTTGGGCATGAATCAAAGTGATTATCCTAAACGCAGCACGCAATCCAGTTTTGATTTGATGAGAAATTATTACCAAGCCGGTGATCGTTCACGCCGCGTGGATGATCGTTGGTTGTTTTTGGAAGCATTGCTATCGGCGCGCGATGTATTTCATGTTAGCTATATCGGCAGAGATCAGCGCAAGAATGAAGAGCGACAGCCTTCTGTTGTGTTGGCAGAGTTGATGGACTATCTGCGCAATGGCTACTGTTTGTCAAAGATGGATGATGCTGATGGTAAGCAGTTCATTAAACAGTTGATTATTGAGCACCCCTTGCAGCCATTTCATGTGGCATATTTTCAGAAATCACAAAGTGAACTTCTGCAATCCTTTAACAAGCAAGCGCTGGTTATTGCAGTGCATAAGAGGCAGGAGAGAAAAGCGCCTGTATCAACGGTCTCTTGGGTTAAATCAAAAAAAACAAATACGACATTGGATGTTTCGCTAGAGAGTTTTGTGCGCTTTTTTATAAAGCCAGAACAGTGGTTCTTTCGTGATCGCTGCAACAAAGTCTCTCTGAAAATCTATGATGAATCTGTATCGGATGCCGAAACTCTGCATTTGAATGATGCTCTGGATACTTGGGCTGTCAAAGATGCACTGTTGAATTTGGCGGGAACTGCTGAGGCGCAGGAGGGTGTCGAGCTTAATCAGCGTATTGACGCCTTGTTTGATCGACTGGCAAAGCAATGGACGGCAGAAGGGCGTTGGCCACTCGGCAATGGCAGCGATAGCTTGCGCAATAAAATGAAAAAAGAACTTACAGAATACTGGCTGGATGCAAGGAAATCGCTGCTGGGTGAAGCTGTGACTCACGCCGGTGAATATGAAGTGAAAACCAAGCTGGGATCTCTTCTTATTCGCGGTGAGTTGTCATGCATTGGCGATACTTTTTTCTTTCATACCGCCAGCAAGAAAAGTGACGCCAAAGAGTTTCAACTGGCAATCCAATCTACTTTTGCGGCTATTGCTATGCCGCGTGTAAAGCGGTCCGTAGCTGCCTTCTGGGAAGAAGGAAAGCCTGTGCAGAGTGAAGCTTTAAAAATTAATAAAGCTAATGAAGACTTTTTGGAAATATTGGCTGCCCTGTATCTGCAGTATCGCGAATATGGTTTGCCATTCCAGCCAGATGTTTCTTTAAAGTACAAAGAGGAATATCAAGATAGCGATCGAGATAAATGGGAGTCGAGTATTAACAAAGCATGGGAAGGTGACAGTTATGCTGGTGGCAGCGCAGGTCTTGCTGGTGATATTCAGTCGGTTGCCTTTTACATGTCTGAGCAACGCTTGTTAGATGAAGATTTTTTGAAAACGGCGTCCACGGTAACGAATGCTTGGAAACAATGGAAAGAATCTGAGGTTCAGGTATGA
- the recB gene encoding exodeoxyribonuclease V subunit beta — MSFSPATVSLHGRHLIEASAGTGKTYSIANLFLRLLLEPHPSQTNNQPLLVDQILVVTFTNAATDELRGRIRKKIEAALQCFRGGNSSDAFIEQYARDCLKDDTARHLACERLYSALLLVDDAAIFTIHSFAARAIQTFLFETGALADVEVTIGGSDRDAQYLGDITRLLAVGEHSNLGLFLSERGVNGRGYAAAINAFLKRSGIHILPSAISFKDSVAQYEKRRDSLLKERDRLAKSWSYVDTNAKGNAELINEALQAIGGESSSRNIKDCIKFMNDKFSVIHDSFKLGKTQRVVLETPNADSLAGLAKDLYCRVKNLSDFNANEEEFKKSVSVGLSALLELLQQRNLQMDLAQMQPDDVIHLLNEKLQDPQAADILRNALTRQYPVCMVDEFQDTDPDQFRMFDQLYQNSTDLGLFAIGDPKQSIYAFRGADVFSYLDVKSKINPNNIHALDINFRSKQGVIEGVNALFGEASPACAEQPVFVYAGIEYAPVYSCEQPPVDSGLVSQSRGIYRVGKKEPASLVFVGYEGETSQTLNNLLPVYAKDCAERILALLHGKECATVEKDGVEFPVKAGDIAVLVSDYKQAKAVKSALAKKNLSAVYLAQKDSVFSSCLFSKDLLFVLRAMDEPNNLYYLKSALATPLMRHFQVGTVLLDSLETDDGLEKAIEKFSSLCKCWQSQGVFSALYQLFDQYGLGAAFAEQVDCDRLMTDFRHLGDLLQQQYLLVGSRERLIDWYADQLSDDSSLDEDAKSIRLESDDNLIKIVTLHGCKGLEYPVVFIPFFFGAKDVDLCRDPPFYHRQKEKAGWESVLDFQADGDAVALAMQQERMAESMRLLYVGITRAIYQCYIGISRSHYSKSLIHAFPKTCFAHLLDLKEAISPTWDVIKGKLQERMSDTPCAFETVLQASSDTYISPTQENRSEDLSVQQAVFPSSFWQITSYSALAYQKDTHSISDSKQDETLAEPDNLQRLMDIEADLYWKNNIRYSLRGGANTGDCLHNILEHVAKGEILEMAVSQELRAFGLTKQIGALADDAAETAQKEQQQAVVNWMHDILAAPLSSDVPSLGDLFSSAYVLPECGFDFAIGSQQSEVNISYLNEVLQLQCGASSGVARKDHKKQINGVMTGFIDLLFIHDKKIYVMDYKSNTLGKSPRFYDNAAMQLAMQDSRYDLQYLIYSVAAHRYMKQRLGSRYVFDGGEYSFGGIFYLFLRGMGLQEYPQHGIYFSRPTAQQIAQLDAAFVGEVLSHA; from the coding sequence ATGAGTTTTAGTCCAGCTACAGTGAGCTTGCATGGCCGCCACTTGATAGAAGCCAGTGCTGGCACAGGGAAAACCTACAGCATTGCGAATTTATTTTTACGGTTATTGTTGGAGCCGCATCCCTCACAGACAAATAATCAGCCTTTGTTGGTCGATCAGATTCTAGTTGTGACTTTTACCAATGCTGCGACAGACGAACTGCGCGGAAGAATCCGTAAAAAAATTGAGGCGGCTCTGCAATGCTTTCGTGGTGGCAACAGTAGCGATGCATTTATTGAGCAATATGCGCGCGACTGTTTGAAAGACGATACTGCTCGCCATTTGGCATGTGAGCGGTTATACAGTGCATTGCTGCTGGTAGATGATGCTGCCATTTTTACCATACACAGTTTTGCTGCGCGGGCGATTCAAACTTTTCTGTTTGAAACCGGTGCGCTGGCCGATGTGGAAGTAACGATAGGTGGTAGCGATAGAGACGCTCAGTATTTAGGCGATATCACTCGCCTATTGGCGGTGGGTGAGCACAGCAATCTTGGGTTGTTTTTATCTGAACGCGGTGTCAACGGTAGAGGATACGCCGCTGCGATCAATGCTTTTCTCAAGCGATCGGGAATTCATATTTTACCTAGCGCGATTAGTTTCAAAGACTCTGTTGCTCAGTATGAGAAAAGGCGAGACAGCCTTCTAAAAGAGCGTGATCGGCTGGCAAAGTCATGGAGTTATGTGGATACCAATGCAAAGGGAAATGCAGAGCTAATCAATGAGGCGTTGCAGGCTATTGGGGGAGAGTCGTCGAGTCGAAACATTAAAGACTGTATTAAATTCATGAATGATAAATTTTCAGTTATTCATGATAGTTTTAAATTGGGTAAAACGCAGCGTGTGGTATTGGAAACGCCTAATGCTGATTCTCTAGCGGGATTGGCGAAGGACTTGTATTGCAGGGTCAAAAACCTATCTGATTTCAATGCTAACGAAGAAGAATTCAAAAAATCAGTATCCGTTGGTCTCTCTGCTTTGCTCGAGCTGTTACAACAGCGAAACTTGCAAATGGATTTGGCACAGATGCAGCCGGACGATGTCATCCATTTGCTGAACGAAAAACTACAGGATCCTCAGGCGGCAGATATATTGCGGAATGCACTCACACGACAGTACCCCGTTTGTATGGTGGATGAGTTTCAAGATACCGATCCGGATCAATTTCGCATGTTTGATCAGCTGTATCAAAATTCAACAGATCTTGGCTTGTTTGCTATCGGTGACCCCAAGCAGTCGATATATGCGTTTCGTGGGGCGGATGTATTTTCATATCTTGATGTAAAGTCAAAAATAAACCCTAACAATATTCATGCGCTGGATATTAACTTTCGTTCCAAGCAGGGAGTGATAGAAGGTGTTAATGCACTCTTTGGTGAAGCGAGCCCTGCGTGTGCCGAGCAGCCAGTATTTGTTTATGCAGGAATCGAGTACGCCCCCGTATATTCTTGTGAGCAGCCACCTGTTGATAGTGGATTGGTGTCTCAATCGCGTGGTATTTACCGTGTCGGCAAGAAAGAGCCGGCCTCACTGGTGTTTGTTGGTTATGAGGGTGAAACAAGTCAAACACTGAATAATTTATTGCCGGTTTATGCCAAAGATTGTGCGGAGCGTATTCTGGCACTACTTCACGGCAAAGAATGTGCAACGGTAGAAAAGGACGGCGTGGAATTTCCTGTGAAAGCGGGGGATATTGCTGTTTTGGTGAGTGATTACAAGCAGGCTAAAGCCGTTAAAAGCGCGTTAGCGAAGAAAAACTTATCTGCCGTATATTTAGCACAGAAGGACAGTGTTTTTAGCAGTTGTCTCTTTTCTAAAGACCTATTGTTTGTTTTGCGCGCTATGGATGAGCCAAATAATTTGTACTATTTGAAATCTGCACTCGCTACGCCTCTGATGCGCCACTTTCAAGTTGGTACGGTGTTGCTGGATTCGCTCGAAACAGATGATGGGCTAGAGAAAGCAATAGAGAAGTTCTCAAGTTTGTGCAAGTGCTGGCAAAGCCAAGGTGTATTTTCTGCGTTATATCAGTTATTTGATCAGTACGGTCTCGGTGCTGCATTCGCAGAGCAAGTGGATTGTGATCGCTTAATGACAGATTTTCGTCATCTGGGTGATTTATTGCAGCAGCAGTATTTGTTGGTAGGTTCTCGTGAGCGCTTGATTGATTGGTATGCCGATCAGTTGTCTGATGACTCTTCGCTAGATGAAGACGCCAAAAGCATCCGCTTGGAAAGCGATGACAATTTAATAAAGATTGTGACGCTGCACGGCTGTAAAGGTTTGGAGTATCCGGTGGTGTTTATTCCATTTTTCTTCGGTGCCAAGGATGTGGATTTATGCAGAGATCCACCGTTCTACCATCGTCAAAAAGAGAAGGCAGGATGGGAATCTGTTTTGGATTTTCAAGCGGATGGCGATGCAGTTGCGCTTGCTATGCAACAAGAACGCATGGCAGAAAGTATGCGTTTACTGTATGTCGGCATCACGCGAGCCATTTACCAATGCTACATTGGCATTAGTCGATCCCACTATTCTAAGTCCCTCATTCACGCCTTTCCAAAAACTTGCTTTGCTCACTTGTTGGATTTAAAAGAAGCAATTTCACCGACTTGGGATGTTATCAAAGGAAAATTACAGGAACGCATGAGTGATACACCTTGTGCATTTGAAACGGTTTTGCAGGCAAGCAGTGATACTTATATCTCGCCCACACAGGAAAATAGGTCAGAAGACTTGTCTGTGCAGCAAGCTGTTTTCCCCTCGTCTTTTTGGCAGATCACTAGCTATTCTGCATTGGCTTACCAAAAAGACACGCACAGCATTTCTGATAGTAAGCAAGATGAGACATTGGCAGAGCCGGATAATCTCCAGCGTTTAATGGATATCGAGGCCGACTTGTATTGGAAAAACAATATCCGTTACTCGTTGCGTGGTGGGGCAAATACAGGGGACTGTTTACACAACATATTAGAACACGTTGCCAAGGGTGAAATCTTGGAAATGGCTGTGTCACAAGAATTGCGAGCGTTTGGCCTGACTAAGCAGATAGGTGCTTTAGCCGATGACGCTGCAGAAACAGCACAAAAAGAGCAGCAACAAGCAGTTGTAAATTGGATGCATGATATTTTGGCAGCACCGTTGAGCAGTGATGTTCCATCGTTGGGTGACTTGTTTTCAAGCGCTTATGTTTTGCCTGAGTGCGGCTTTGACTTTGCGATTGGCAGCCAACAGAGTGAAGTGAATATCTCTTACCTCAATGAGGTTCTGCAATTACAGTGTGGCGCTTCTTCTGGTGTTGCTAGAAAAGACCATAAGAAACAGATCAATGGCGTCATGACGGGTTTTATTGATTTGCTGTTTATCCATGATAAGAAAATCTATGTTATGGATTACAAATCCAATACCTTGGGTAAGTCGCCGCGTTTTTATGACAATGCTGCGATGCAACTTGCTATGCAAGATAGCCGTTATGACTTGCAGTATTTAATTTATTCAGTAGCCGCACATCGATACATGAAACAGCGCTTGGGAAGTCGTTATGTTTTTGATGGTGGCGAGTACAGTTTTGGCGGAATCTTCTATTTGTTTTTACGCGGCATGGGGCTGCAGGAATATCCCCAACACGGCATCTATTTTTCAAGGCCTACTGCACAGCAGATTGCACAGTTGGATGCTGCGTTTGTAGGTGAGGTGTTGAGTCATGCTTAA
- the recD gene encoding exodeoxyribonuclease V subunit alpha translates to MAENLFLMQREKRLEIITGGPGTGKTWNAAQRIKDELETNPKCVIKLAAPTGKAANNMMNALMRADFDTTTHALKGLTLHALLGLNGSSPKPRYHKNNPLACDLLIVDEASMIDLPMMYRLLDAIPKSAILLLLGDKDQLASVEAGSVLADICTALQGNPCIQSLTESRRYKSSPEIGELAVAINAGRVPDMRANQSVLLHVSDAQSAWKPVWLEQAARGYGWIADALKNKLSPLEILQQQTQFQLLSALREGPYGVDGINRLIAEKLNHNLDAWYAGQPVMITQNDHNRKLYNGDVGMVLEYEGQLKACFIVNNTIKAISRAQMPAYETCYAITVHKSQGSEYERVMIVLPADTEVARANPVLTRELVYTAITRAKSQIDLWVGEGVLEVVAQKTTQRMSGLSQMYALCKEEQTASHNG, encoded by the coding sequence GTGGCAGAGAATTTGTTCCTTATGCAGCGCGAGAAACGCTTGGAAATTATTACCGGTGGGCCTGGGACGGGAAAAACATGGAATGCGGCGCAGCGCATTAAAGACGAGTTAGAGACGAATCCCAAATGTGTTATTAAGTTAGCCGCGCCTACAGGCAAAGCAGCCAACAATATGATGAACGCACTTATGCGAGCAGATTTTGATACAACAACACATGCTCTCAAAGGTTTAACGCTGCATGCCTTACTGGGTTTGAACGGCAGTAGCCCAAAACCGCGTTACCATAAGAACAATCCCTTGGCCTGTGATTTGTTGATTGTTGATGAAGCATCCATGATCGATTTACCGATGATGTATCGCTTGTTAGATGCCATCCCAAAATCAGCAATACTTTTACTGCTAGGGGATAAAGATCAGTTGGCATCGGTGGAGGCGGGGAGTGTGCTGGCAGATATTTGTACAGCCTTGCAGGGTAATCCCTGCATTCAGTCGCTTACTGAAAGTCGTCGCTATAAAAGTTCGCCTGAAATTGGTGAGCTCGCGGTGGCAATTAATGCCGGTCGTGTGCCTGACATGCGCGCCAATCAGAGTGTCTTGCTGCATGTATCTGATGCGCAGTCCGCATGGAAGCCCGTATGGCTAGAACAAGCTGCACGCGGTTATGGCTGGATTGCAGACGCACTAAAAAACAAACTATCGCCACTGGAAATTTTACAGCAGCAAACGCAGTTTCAATTGTTGTCGGCCTTGCGTGAGGGACCTTATGGCGTAGACGGTATCAACCGCCTGATTGCAGAAAAACTGAATCACAATCTGGATGCTTGGTATGCCGGGCAGCCGGTGATGATCACGCAGAATGACCACAATCGAAAACTCTATAACGGCGATGTGGGAATGGTGTTGGAATACGAAGGGCAGCTAAAAGCTTGTTTTATTGTTAACAACACGATTAAAGCCATTTCGCGTGCACAGATGCCTGCGTATGAAACTTGTTACGCCATTACCGTGCACAAGTCACAAGGCTCTGAGTATGAGCGCGTGATGATTGTCCTGCCTGCTGATACGGAAGTGGCGCGTGCTAATCCCGTGCTGACGCGTGAATTGGTTTACACGGCGATCACACGGGCAAAATCCCAAATTGATCTCTGGGTCGGTGAGGGCGTGTTGGAGGTTGTCGCTCAAAAAACCACACAGCGCATGTCAGGATTGAGTCAAATGTATGCGCTATGCAAGGAAGAGCAAACAGCGTCCCATAATGGCTAG